The sequence ATAAAGCTCTTTTTTATTGCTTGAATAGAAATCATTATTAAAAAGTGAAGTCTATTATTCCAGATTAAAGCGTTCAATCTTGTGCTGTAGGTCTCCTGCTAATTGAGATAGCTCTGTTGAAGATGTAGAGATCTCTTCCATAGAGGCTAATTGCTGTTCGGTCGCCGCAGTAACACTTTGGAAGGAATCGTATGTGGCTTGTGAGATACTTGATATTTCTATTACCGAAGCAGCGATTTCTTCAGCACCAGCTGACATTTGTTCTGTAACAGCAGAGATGTCATGGATCTGACCATTGATTTTGGTAGTTGAATGCTCAATTCTAATGAAAGCTTCTTTAGCTTCGTCAGTCACTTTGATACCTAGTGCCACATCTGCAGAAACCCCGTTATGGATAGCATCATAGCTCTGATTAATTAGCTCAGTCATCTCCTCAATCGTATCTTGGATGTTGCCGGCAGTCGTCTTTGATTGATCGGCGAGCTTCCGCACCTCACTTGCGACAACAGCGAATCCCCTGCCATGCTCTCCGGCACGAGCGGCTTCAATTCCTGCATTTAGGGATAATAGGTTGGTCTGCACTGCTATATTAGAGATAGACGTACTCATTTGAGATACTTTGGAATTCAATGCGTTTAATTGTCCAATCAGCTCCGAGGAGTGAAGAGTGGATTTTTGAATGGCTCCCATCTGCTGACTAACTAGCTCTACCTTCTGGCTACCGGATTGCACATCCTGTTCGGTCGAACCTGAGGATTCGACGATCAGAGCTGCAGCTTCCGCAATTTTTTGAATTCCAGTGGACATTTCCTCCATTGCCCGCGATGTTTCGACCATTGCCGCCGTTTGGGTTTCAGCTCCATTTGAAGAATCTTGAACGAGCTCGGTAACGTAAACAACTGCACTTGAATTTTCTTCGGTTATCGAAGATAACTCCTGGCTTGAGGAGGCGAGTAAACTGGAGGTGTTTGAGATGTCTACAACGATTTCTCGGAGCGAATTCACCATGAGATTATAGTTCTCAGCTAGCTGTCCGATTTCATCGGTGCGGTTAATTTGTATGTGTTCATTCAGGAAGCCCTCGCTGACGCGGCGAGCGGAACGATTTAAGCTAATAATGGGTTTGGTAATGCCACGGATGTAGAAGAACATCAGAATCAGGGCCAATGCAAGTGAAATACCTAGTACAATTAATCCATTAAACAAAATTGGAGCAGAGGCATCGGAGAATTCTTGTACAGAGAGGATTCCCACAATAGTAAATCCGGAAATAGCATCGGCGCTGTAATACCCACGCATACTTTTGCCTGTATCGGGATCAGTAAAGGAAACAGGACCGTTTGTGCCTGTGCCGAGTGCGGAAATCACATTTTCAGGCACATCAACACCAGCTTTTTTAGTAGGGTGAGAAACGTAATCGTGGTTTCGGTCTACAATAAATATATATCCGTCTTTACCTAATTTGATATTATTGATCATTACTGCCAGTTTACTGAGATTCAAACTGGTATTCATCGCACCTTTGTTATCTGCTAATCTTTTGGAGATATACAAGTTGTAATTTCCTGTAGTGGTTGCTATGAAGGGTTCGATTAGTGTGTCTTCTTTA comes from Paenibacillus sp. 19GGS1-52 and encodes:
- a CDS encoding methyl-accepting chemotaxis protein, with protein sequence MNNKFKRLTQALASRSLQKQMMIIFSIMLIIPVVLVSYFSYSSSKKQLELKMQDSTRSSVELLRITIDQTVSSAARNVQQLTQQITSGDIDAKNPATRQLIDLFMKEHPELEVISLGNENGAWMKSPDPGKQDYDPRKRDWYISSISSTKEDTLIEPFIATTTGNYNLYISKRLADNKGAMNTSLNLSKLAVMINNIKLGKDGYIFIVDRNHDYVSHPTKKAGVDVPENVISALGTGTNGPVSFTDPDTGKSMRGYYSADAISGFTIVGILSVQEFSDASAPILFNGLIVLGISLALALILMFFYIRGITKPIISLNRSARRVSEGFLNEHIQINRTDEIGQLAENYNLMVNSLREIVVDISNTSSLLASSSQELSSITEENSSAVVYVTELVQDSSNGAETQTAAMVETSRAMEEMSTGIQKIAEAAALIVESSGSTEQDVQSGSQKVELVSQQMGAIQKSTLHSSELIGQLNALNSKVSQMSTSISNIAVQTNLLSLNAGIEAARAGEHGRGFAVVASEVRKLADQSKTTAGNIQDTIEEMTELINQSYDAIHNGVSADVALGIKVTDEAKEAFIRIEHSTTKINGQIHDISAVTEQMSAGAEEIAASVIEISSISQATYDSFQSVTAATEQQLASMEEISTSSTELSQLAGDLQHKIERFNLE